From a single Sus scrofa isolate TJ Tabasco breed Duroc chromosome 13, Sscrofa11.1, whole genome shotgun sequence genomic region:
- the LOC100624898 gene encoding keratin-associated protein 24-1, with translation MHAGSMSLLGCPGDCSVTSYRTYCYIPVTTSVAFYSSDVSPTFRLGLPSSYQGNLWLLDNCQETQDEAPSCESPNCEPKTCTTSCDQSNTSVPCNSPTVDKSHSACETTNIRANPSCNTCTQTQGYVSDCSIPSQGTSKACQTLSSGFKCFGQLNCLSKSFRPLNHYRLSSLGYRSHQNLGFIPSGFSPLCCIANSCQSPHYFIRHCQYPSYPYISCPPLSYFSRNLQSLSCIPSTFPPLRYLCSGCRPLNCY, from the coding sequence ATGCACGCAGGCTCCATGTCTCTCCTGGGCTGTCCTGGGGATTGCAGTGTCACATCCTACAGAACTTACTGCTATATACCGGTGACTACTTCTGTTGCATTTTACTCCAGTGATGTAAGCCCCACCTTTAGGCTCGGCTTACCCAGCAGCTACCAAGGAAATCTCTGGCTCCTGGATAACTGTCAGGAAACTCAAGACGAGGCACCAAGCTGTGAATCTCCCAACTGCGAACCCAAGACATGCACCACAAGTTGTGACCAATCAAATACCTCTGTGCCCTGCAACTCTCCAACAGTGGACAAAAGCCACAGTGCCTGTGAAACCACCAACATCAGAGCCAACCCCAGCTGCAACACGTGCACTCAGACCCAGGGGTATGTATCAGACTGCTCCATACCCAGCCAAGGTACGTCCAAAGCTTGCCAGACCCTCAGCAGTGGCTTCAAATGCTTTGGGCAACTTAACTGCTTATCCAAGAGTTTCCGGCCCCTAAACCACTACAGACTGAGTAGTTTGGGGTATAGAAGCCACCAAAATCTTGGCTTCATTCCTAGTGGCTTCTCACCATTGTGTTGTATTGCCAACAGCTGCCAATCCCCACACTATTTTATAAGACATTGCCAATATCCAAGCTATCCGTACATAAGCTGCCCACCACTGAGCTATTTTTCAAGAAACCTTCAATCTCTGAGCTGTATACCAAGTACCTTTCCTCCTCTGAGGTATTTATGCAGTGGTTGCAGACCTCTGAATTGCTATTGA